In Zingiber officinale cultivar Zhangliang chromosome 1A, Zo_v1.1, whole genome shotgun sequence, a genomic segment contains:
- the LOC122003362 gene encoding cell division cycle protein 48 homolog: MVLIGVDHSSSYFLEAYRPVRKGDLFLVRGGMRSVEFKVIETDPAEYCIVAPDTEIFCEGESVKREDEDRLDEVGCDDVGGVRKQMAQIRELVELPLRHPQLFKSIGVKPPKGILLYGPPGSGKTLIARVVANETGAFLFCINGPEIMSKLAGESESNLRKAFEEAEKNAPSIIFIDEIDSIAPKREKTHGEVERRIVSQLLTLMDGLKSRAHVIIIGATNRPNSIDPALRRFGRFDKEIDIGVLDEVGRLEVLHIHTKNMKLSDDVDLERIAKDTHGYVGANLAALCTEAALQCIREKMDIIDLEDESIDAEILNSMSVTNEHFKTALGSSNPSALRETVVEVPNVSWDDIGGLENVKRELQEIRTVDVLTQKT, translated from the exons ATGGTTCTAATTGGAGTGGATCATAGTTCTT CTTATTTTTTAGAAGCATATCGTCCTGTTAGAAAAGGGGATCTTTTCCTTGTCAGGGGTGGGATGAGGAGTGTTGAGTTTAAGGTTATAGAAACTGATCCTGCAGAGTACTGCATTGTTGCTCCTGATACAGAGATTTTCTGTGAGGGGGAGTCGGTAAAAAGAGAAGACGAGGATAGGCTTGATGAGGTAGGTTGTGATGATGTTGGAGGAGTTAGGAAACAAATGGCTCAGATAAGGGAGCTAGTAGAGCTTCCTCTAAGACATCCTCAACTATTTAAATCTATTGGTGTCAAGCCGCCAAAAGGTATTTTGTTGTATGGTCCACCTGGTTCAGGTAAGACATTAATAGCTAGAGTTGTCGCAAATGAGACAGGAGCTTTTTTATTTTGCATCAATGGTCCAGAGATCATGTCAAAGCTAGCCGGGGAGAGTGAGAGTAATTTGAGGAAGGCTTTTGAGGAAGCAGAGAAAAATGCACCCTCAATTATCTTCATTGATGAGATTGATTCCATTGCTCCTAAGAGAGAGAAAACTCATGGGGAAGTTGAAAGGCGCATAGTGTCTCAACTGTTGACACTGATGGATGGGTTGAAGTCTCGTGCTCATGTAATTATCATTGGGGCTACAAACAGGCCAAACAGTATTGATCCAGCTCTTAGACGATTCGGTAGGTTTGACAAAGAAATTGACATTGGTGTTCTTGATGAGGTTGGCCGATTAGAGGTTCTTCACATCCATACTAAGAACATGAAGCTATCTGATGAT GTTGATTTGGAAAGGATTGCTAAGGATACTCATGGCTATGTTGGGGCTAACCTTGCTGCTTTATGCACTGAAGCTGCTCTCCAGTGTATCCGTGAAAAGATGGACATAATTGATCTAGAAGATGAATCAATTGATGCTGAGATTCTCAATTCTATGTCTGTTACAAATGAACACTTTAAGACTGCTTTGGGATCTAGTAACCCATCTGCCCTTCGTGAAACT GTTGTTGAAGTACCAAATGTCAGCTGGGATGATATTGGTGGGCTGGAAAATGTCAAGAGGGAACTGCAAGAG attagaacagtggatgttttaactcagaaaact